GGAAATGAATGCAGGGCTTCTTGATTGATGTGTTTGGATAGTCCGATTTAGAGAGATTTCGGTTTGGAAtcagaatgaagaagaagatggcgTGGTTTGGTGGGAGAGTTTCGTTGGGGAACTTTCCGGATCTCGCCGGAGCTGTGAACAAGCTCCAGGAGAGCGTCAAGAACATCGAGAAGAATTTCGATAATGCTCTCGGTTTCGAGGAGAAGTCTGGAGACAACTCCGAATCAACCACTgaaggttttctttctttctttctattaatATGTCATTGGATTTTTTGATTTGCTAatcacattttttaattttgtgctattGAATTAGGATTAATTTAGTTTAGATTAGGTTACTGTGCGAGCAATGAAGCGTGAAACGAATAATGGATCGAAGTCTGAATGAGCTATGATAGCAATTTTTTATGTAGGATCTTTAGGAATTTCGTACTAAATTAGATTTATTGATCAGATCTTGAAGGGTTGTTGAATTCAGTTTGATGTTTAAGGGTTTCGGTAgttttaagcaataaaaaagaTTGGATTTTGAATGAGAAAGAAGAGCATTCTATGGAAGATATTAagaatagttatttatttatttatttttgtgagatttttgtttgaaaattataCTACAATTTAGGGGATTGTGTAGTTCCATTATGGATTTTTTGGACCTAATGAGTGTTGGTTTATAATTCTTTAAGGGTACTTGCATTCGAGTGTACCTTCTTTCTAATAAATTATTCTCTTAATTATCAGAAAGAACAAGAACAAAGAATGATAAACACTGGCAATTGCACTTAGGTTTTCCTAAGTTTAAAGCTTGAAATTAGTTGTTggaatttattaaaatcaatCTCACTATCTTCTAAATAACATTTTACTAGAGAGACTAGGATTCCTAATAACAAAGAAAAGTAATTAAGAACTTAcaaaccaaatagaaaaaaagactTGAAACATATAACAAGACTGGTGGGCATCTGGAGTAGCTCATTATAGCCCATTCTAGGTAAATTGAAAgtagaaatttattaaaattgaaccagttttctttattaaaaaaaaaaaaaaaagccttaatACGACTCAATAATAACTAAAAGTTGCCTATGCAAAGTGCCAAGGTCTTATATTGAAACTAGACCACAATTCTTAAATCTTttggtatttaaattttttttattttggtttttgtttttgtttttgttttttttgttgttgttgataggtcagaaagatgtatattcaaaaaattgcTAAATGCAAAGTAGCACCAGCAGatcaaaagtacaaaaaaagatggaaaagcaaaaacataaaaaaaaaaaaaaacactaattacaaagaagaagagagctaaggaataaaggaagagaatcactagatgtgagtccccaagccctagccCAATCAAAAAGGAAACCAGAAAAGAGAGCAAGCAGTTGGTCATTGGATCTATTCAAATCCTCAAACGTCCGTCGATTGcgttccctccaaatacaccacatcaaataCAACGaaactaaattccaaatgtgAGATGAatgcttccccaaccaattccaccaaccaaatagaaaatttgaCACTGTACATTAGGGGACCCATGAAATCCCAAAAATTCTAAAGACACAGCACCACAGCCGATAAGCCTTTCCACAATGTAACAACAAATGATCCATTGTCTCCCCACAACAACGATACATAATACACTAGTCAACGAAGTCAAAGCCCCTAAGCCGAAAGTTATCTCCCGTGAGAATCCTATCCCATGCGGCTGTCCAAACAAAGACGAAGAC
The Quercus lobata isolate SW786 chromosome 10, ValleyOak3.0 Primary Assembly, whole genome shotgun sequence DNA segment above includes these coding regions:
- the LOC115963845 gene encoding golgin candidate 5-like; its protein translation is MKKKMAWFGGRVSLGNFPDLAGAVNKLQESVKNIEKNFDNALGFEEKSGDNSESTTEVRMLSPWSLSCTTAMFLLLVYRSIILDCCIVQELLLH